The Rosa rugosa chromosome 1, drRosRugo1.1, whole genome shotgun sequence genomic sequence TAAGTGAACCTAGTTCGGGAAGGCAGATTTTGACGATTTTCAGAATCTGACTTGTGAGGCCCAAGTCCGTTGTTCTTAGCACTTGAATGGAACAAGGCTGAACGTGTTTGACATATTTGGAGTAATTTCTTGCATTGACTTTAATAACCCTGCGTTGCTTTGGAGAGAAGAAATTTATTCCAAGTTGGACTAGAAGACCTAAGAAGCCCAATTCAAGTAGGAATTGGGGGAGACATACAAGGCAGAAAACCTAGCACGCCTAGAGGCAGAAGACACAGCATATTCTGCagagaacaaggagaagagaagcTCTCACCATCGCTGACCCGagttcctcaattcttccattgtctgtttcatgatttctttgattctagtcatgcttttcatagttatggatatattgctaaacttctaagctagggctgagatgaagcccctagtatgactattctatttctttagttggtttgctattgaatttctggatttctatgttaaactcttaatcacagtttcaatagaacttttattcaaaatctttgctcgggatcaataagacctaggttttgtttatgagttatttggttggagaacatgatgcttgatcaatgagtagatgttttctagggtgtcaaaagataattcaatcttgtgattaaAGAGTTGTGGATTAAGAATACAAGTGCAtgatcatagtcgatattcttgtttgcatgattttctagttcttttgtgcttaatggagttgaacatgtttgcttgaacctgatcattaagtggagtaaattatagtttggctacttgaattctatacaggatcaataagttggaattcataggttagaagaactttggcataTGTCTGGGATCAATAAGGCTTATGTACGGAAATCTTTAGCTTGAAATCTAGGGAATTCAATTGTTATCAACTAGAGAATAGGATAGAAGTATTAGGTGGTGGATTCAATGCTTTAGCATCTTCATAATCTACTTTCTTTAGAGTTTAAATCTCATTGCTCATTCTTgtctttaattttaatttttctttctttaattttctgtttacaACTCAATCATCATAAAAATCAGTTTGTTTCACTTAAGTATAGCACACTTGTCATAGCAAAATTGTTTCAATCAGTCCTTGAGGGAATTACCTCGTGCTTTCACATTtattctacaattgattcgtgcacttgcgagtactaaattaaaatttacAACACCAGCCACCACTGACGTCCCACTCTCACCATCACCCCACCACCAGCATCTGGTCGCCATAGcccactactagaataatgtcattagacatcgccactattaaatcggtcaggattgcacctgatgttaaaaaacatgttaacatcagtttgtgaaaaaaccgatttctattgttattatagacatcagtcaccaaataaaacgatgagaaaagtttcgtttgaaaaattttcaaaaacgcggagggactaagtttGAAACTTTTGAGAAACGCGGGACCAATTATTTCATTCCCCCACTTAGTATTTTTTCCCTCTGTCTGAAACTATCGAACCCTAATAACTCTCACTTTTATGAAAACTCTCGAACCTTGTCAACCTCGTTCTCTCTCCAACCTGACCTGCCCCGATTCCCCGACCTCTTTCTCCAACTTGGCCTGAGCTCGTTGTCCGATCCGAGCTGCTCGAGCTCCTTCTCCGACCCGAGCCGTTCGAGCTCCTTCTCTGACTCGAGCCACCTCGAGCTTGTTCTCCGATCTGACCTCGAGCTCCTTCTCCGACCTTACCTCGAGCTCATTCTCCGACATGAGCTCGTCAATCTCCGACATGAACTCCCTACAAGATTTGGTTCTGCAACTCTTAGGATACTTCTTGAAGGCTTACTTGAAGGCTTGAAGGATGGGTTCAATCGATACTTCGATTTCAGTTTTTGATTTCAGATTCTTGAAGGCTTGAAGGCTGGGTTCGATTTCGGATTTCTGGGTAAGTTGCTTGGTTACTCACTTTACTTACAGACTTGAGGGTTCGATTTCAGATTTGGATTCCTTGCAACTATACATGTtgaaataataatttgtttataaTGTAGCCCCCTGCATCAGTTTTACAAGCCATGGAAGAGTACGTCAGAGAAGCTCCCCGTGTCTCAATAGTTCGCAAGGAGGTATGAAAATACTCTTCCTGTAAGTTTGGTTATTTTGGGAGAAAACAAGCCAATGTCGTTCCCAATCAGAAAATAGTGGATCAATTCGAGTCAATCATAAATGAGATAAATCCGATCTTTGCTTTTTGACACTTGTGCAGCACTTGTAAAGATTATGCAATGCAATCACATGAATGAGCACACTTATGACATATATAAACTTTAGTGAAGTATCTACTAGTTGATAACAAATCACAGTGTATTGGTTAATGGAGTTATGGATTTTGATTTTATGTTTAATACTGGATTATCTTGTACCTTTTATATTGGCCCTCAATGAATTTTAAGGTGGTATGTTATATGAAATGTTCTGGTATTATAGTCTTGATATTTGATTTTATACATCTCGTTTTCATTGTCTTTGTATTCCATTTTGCTTTGTAGTTACTGTTTCTCTTTATCAATACAGTTTGTGACAGTTCCTTCGACTTCAATCTTTACTTTGACAGGTGATTGACAATAAAATTTCTGCCCCCAAGGAAATCTTGACCATAGAGGACAAAAAGACCCAAGACGATGAGGCACGTCCACCTTCCCCACCTCCACCTGAACCAGTAAAAGTGGTAGCACCTGTAGTTGAACCACTTGATTTGCTAGTAGTTCTCAAAAtaatcccctttttttttttgctattgtTTCTTGAATGAGTCTTCAAAATTATAAGTTTTTGAAGTTTAAATTGGTTGGCTTTCTTTTGTTGCTAGGGTTTGAATGATCCTGTTCCAGATACTGCAGCATTAGATGAGAAGAATGCCATGGCTTTAGCTATTGTTCCAGTTTGTAAGTGTTCCATCTCTATCTGCGTGatataataataaataatttcTTGTAAATCATTAAAGAAATATGCATGAAGCTTCTTGCCTTTGTGTTTGATGAAAGACCTCTGTATGTCTCTAAAAGTAACTAAATTTGCTTTTGTGGTTCTTGCAGCTGATCAACCTGCGGCTCAACCTCAAGCAAATGAAACAGGTTGGGAATTGGCACTTGTTACAGCCCCAAGCTCAAATGAGAGTGCTACAGCTGCTAGCAAATTGGTATACTTCCCTTACTAAGTTCCCCTGTATCCTAATGTTTACTTTTTATTGCAATTAATAGTCGGTTTCCTTTATATTACACATGATtttgcttctgttttttttttcctttctttgtttctttttatcTCTCTGTTGACCAAGAACACTATTAACATCTTTTATCTATTGAGTGAAGGCGGGAGGGTTGGACTTGCTTACACTAGACAGCCTATATGATGATGCAATTAGAAGAAACAATCAAAATGTAAGCTACAACCCATGGGAGCAGGCTCCCATGAATGGTGGCATGATGCAACAACCAATTCATGATCCCTTTTATGCATCCAACACAGTGGCCGCACCACCCTCTGTACAGATGGCCGCAATGGCCAACCAGCAGCAACAGGCCTTCATGTATCAACAACagcagatgatgatgatgggccAACAACAACCGCAATCTTTGAATCCTTTTGGGAATCCTCATGGAGCACCTGCGCACCCCTATGGAGCAGGTATGCCTGTCCAAGCATACAATCCATACACAGGCCTTTTGTAGATGGGTATGTCCAAGGAAACACACACTTATCCATATACGGGAAAGAAAGGAACATGAGAAAAGTCGGTTTTAGAGGTTAAAGCATCACAAACTCAGAGGGGCAGGGATACAGTGACTTCATTCGATACTTCCAGTCttccatttctgggttttttgtttgaaCTTCACTGCATTTGCAGGGATACAGGGCAGTCTTGCTATTAAAACTGTGGAACTTCAGGACTCGGGTTCGTTCTGCTATATTGGGTTACCTACTCATATTCAGAGTTAATTATTAATTACTCTGGCGTTGGTTTTGATCTTATACTCTGTTCGTCAGTTTTCTTGTTCTAAATCTGTTCCTTGTTTTGGCATTTCATCATATTAATCTTGCATTTTGTGGTTATAAGTGGATGATTCAGTTTGTtgttggttttgagtttgggtttGTATGCTACATATTCACAATTCAAACAAACAGATTTGAAATTTTCATGCTTGCAACTAAGATGACCTATGTTTATGTAGGCACAAGTGGGAGGTGAGTGCACACATACATCAATAGTTTCCTCTTTGCAGATATGCTGTTGTGGTGATCAAGCAATAAAAAAGGTTTCTTTAACAAGGCCATGTACCAAAGCAAGGTTAGCTAACATTGATGGCGTCGACAACCAGGTATGTCTACTGTGGGGTTCATAATCATGCTTTTGTCTTCTTTTCTATATAGTATTGCAGTTTGTTTAAATATTCATGTGGTGGATATAAGCTTAATTCATTTAATTCGTTTCATGGAACAGGAAGTATACCTTGGAGAGAATGTTTGTTAAACCAGCTACTCGAATGTGCAAAAGATCAATTATCATTTAGGGCCGTGGTTAGGGACCTGAAACTCAGATCTCCAATGCTGCAAATTGTTCTCATGTCATAAATACAAATTCTTGGTTTGGCAGTGGTCATGTTTGGCCACACAGGGCAATACCAAAAGTACTAATTTCTGCATCCTGTCATCAAGTGCTATTTTCCGAGTGCAGCAGCAGCATTGTGTCTCAACGAAGGTTGGTTTAATATTTCAGCTCTTTATATGTTTTAATGAGTAGAATGAAATATGCAATACACATCCTGAAAAGTGAAAAAGTGTTCCTAGGGTAGCCTTAGTACATACAGGAATATAATTTTctcagttatttttttcttttcattgccTATTGAGGGTTTTGTTCATTGCTTGCCCTCCCAATGTTTGTTGTCTTCTTAATCATCTACAGTTAAGTATATGTTGCTTGAATTGGTTATAGGTGTATTCATTTGAGAGGTAACTTCTATCCTTGAAGAACAAGTGAACAACCAAGTGGTAAGCCACGAAGCTGCTTGAGTAGGCTTacacttttgttttcttttgttgtgcATTTTCAGGTTTGTGGTCAAATGGTTTGGAGGGTGATCAAGTATTTTCTGAGTTTATGGTTGGTTTTCGTTGTTTTTGTTAGATTAGAATTAGCCTACAAACTTTACAGTAAATTGGAGGACTATGCAATTAGTAATTGGCTTTGTAAATCAGGTGTTTGCTTCATAAATTGGAGGTGTTGTTGGAAATTTATTAGTGGTCATTTAGTTCAGAAATTGGAGGTGTTTTTGTAATTGGAAGATTGTATTTTTAGTGATATACAGTGAttgatttttgttatgtttgtaTACAGTGAttgatttttgttatgtttgttttgtcATGAATTGATCATTGATATTGATTTTTGAATTTTGCAGTTGTGTAGGTTGGTCATGCTGGAATTTTCAGCCACACAGAAGTATTCTCTTGCATCTAATTCAACTTACAATGTGGAAGAGGCTAGTGATCTGTAAGGCAGAAATGGAGGAATGTATAGATTTGATAATGGAAGAATTAGAGAGAGTTTGTAAGAGTTAGTGAAAAAGTTTGTGAACCAGCTTTTATGATATGTAAAACGATAGCATATTCGGCAAACATTATAAGATTGTGACTACTACTCTTATCGCCTAAACCCGTAGCATCGCGCGGACGTACTTTCTAGTATGATGTCTAGATATaaagttgaaatcagttttaaccataaaaactgatgtctagtaatacagatacatcagttccaaaatgaaaatcgatgttactgaaatatatagacatcgattttttgttgaaaacgatatgttactgagtaccagacatcagttccaaaatggaaatcgatgttactgaaatatacagacatcgattttttgtcgaaaacgatatgttactgagtaccagacatcagttccaaaatggaaatcgatgttactaaaatatacagacatcgattttttgtcgaaaacgatatgttactgagtaccagacatcagttccaaaatgggaaCCGATGTTTGCAACAGTATCAGTCATcggttcttaaatcaataacgatgttaaaacgcaaacttgtgttgtgtaatctatatttctttaagcataaatacaataaaatgtgggtttaacaatagtaaaacatgtaagtttgttatcatttaaacctatttacatcgatttataattAGGAACCGATGTCTACACGAATACTAGACAttggctaaaaaccgatgtctgcatttttaggatctttctcatcacccacaaagacatcggtcgggtttttgtttctcatcggttttttgccgatgtctggggccataattctagtagtggccGGCGCTCCTCTAAGACGGATGGCCCAAGACACAACAAACCCAGCTACCATTCCTAGATTGGATATGGAATGATTCATAGATCCAACCCAGAAAAAAACAGCCAGCAACCGCCATCTCTGTACAACCAGATTGCAAATCGCCGCCATGACTCCCGCCTCCTTCTCCGTCTTCAACCTTAAACCAGCAACATCAAACAGGTTGCCTGACGCCCCTTCCTCCTACAATCCCAGCTTGCACGAACAGAACCCGATCTCCCAACCGGTATCGAACTCTCCTGCCACCTGACCCCAATCCCAgcgatcaaaatcgaaactgcACCGATCGAGAGAACCACACCCACCCATCAACAACACATGTCCGACGACAACGTCAATGGACGCGCAGTAGGACGGAAGCAATTAGTTTTTTAGCAAGCTCTAGTGTCGCGCGGCTAGAGAGAAAATAATactctcgaaaaaaaaaaaaaaaaaaaccagtcacTTTCAGAAAAATGGATCTCTATTGGTCATGTCAACACTCTAAGATGATCGGGTCTCCACGTTTTTGCCAAGTCATAAAAAAGTAGCTCCTATTTGTGCAATGTCACCACTTAATGATCAAAATTGACGAATTGGCTAACAGTTGGTCTAGACTGATCAAATTGGTAAGTATAGGGGTGTTGCTAATAAAATTAAAAGAGCAGAGAATAAAGTGATCTTCGATTATAAGTAGAAGGCGGTAAACAAAATTTAGtccatttttaaaataaaaaatatatatacagggcAGCAAGCTAAATATAGTCcccttttaaaatacaaaaaacaaaaaaaatcttgttgattcttaaatgaatacaccccccttagattAGGATTGATTACTTTCCCTTATGTATATGGACGTAATACTATATAAATCTCTTTAAGAGTTAAATAGAAATATCACATCATTCCCAAATACTGTTTGCCAGAAAATTGATGGCATTTCCATAGATGACAAAAGAATTATCATATAAATTAAGACTTGTGGTTAACTTCCACTTCatccagcaaaaaaaaaaacactagcTAGCATAACAAAAACTAATAAAAAGACAAGAGAACTTAGCAATGGATGATAGTACTAATAAAAAAAGTGGGTGTCATTTGTGTCACTTCACCATTGTCAGTTCACCATTGAACGGTCAAAATTGACGGATTGGCTAACGGTTGGACTAGACTAATCAAATTGATAAGAATAGCACTTTGTAGATGAAATTAAAACGGCAGAGGCTAACATGATTTTCAGGTTTAAGTACAGGACGG encodes the following:
- the LOC133715963 gene encoding putative clathrin assembly protein At5g35200 isoform X1 yields the protein MEEYVREAPRVSIVRKEVIDNKISAPKEILTIEDKKTQDDEARPPSPPPPEPVKVVAPVVEPLDLLGLNDPVPDTAALDEKNAMALAIVPVSDQPAAQPQANETGWELALVTAPSSNESATAASKLAGGLDLLTLDSLYDDAIRRNNQNVSYNPWEQAPMNGGMMQQPIHDPFYASNTVAAPPSVQMAAMANQQQQAFMYQQQQMMMMGQQQPQSLNPFGNPHGAPAHPYGAGMPVQAYNPYTGLL
- the LOC133715963 gene encoding putative clathrin assembly protein At5g35200 isoform X2 yields the protein MEEYVREAPRVSIVRKEVIDNKISAPKEILTIEDKKTQDDEARPPSPPPPEPVKVGLNDPVPDTAALDEKNAMALAIVPVSDQPAAQPQANETGWELALVTAPSSNESATAASKLAGGLDLLTLDSLYDDAIRRNNQNVSYNPWEQAPMNGGMMQQPIHDPFYASNTVAAPPSVQMAAMANQQQQAFMYQQQQMMMMGQQQPQSLNPFGNPHGAPAHPYGAGMPVQAYNPYTGLL